Proteins encoded together in one Flavobacteriales bacterium window:
- a CDS encoding EI24 domain-containing protein, with protein sequence MDGFGNGFSSFVEAFGFMRRHRMTWMFLVPLLLWALLTFGLFALLQGPVEELGAWLASQLGLQVDPAQDTGWWAALKRVFNATREALTWLALKLLVLYLLLSLNKYLVLILLSPLLAYASERAEELLTGAEHPFSLAQVLRDALRGAAIALRNGVLELTIGLAIGLLSLVMPLFVPLATLALFIVGAYFYGFSAVDYILERRRLRLADSVRTVNAHLGLVLGNGTAFSLLMKVPLLGTTFAPLLAAVGAVLAFHHAGRMAPNDRR encoded by the coding sequence ATGGACGGCTTCGGCAACGGCTTCAGCAGCTTCGTGGAGGCCTTCGGCTTCATGCGCCGCCACCGCATGACCTGGATGTTCCTGGTGCCCCTGCTGCTCTGGGCGCTGCTCACCTTCGGGCTGTTCGCCCTGCTGCAGGGGCCGGTGGAGGAGCTCGGCGCATGGCTTGCCAGCCAGCTGGGGTTGCAGGTGGACCCTGCTCAGGACACGGGCTGGTGGGCCGCGTTGAAGCGCGTGTTCAACGCCACCCGCGAGGCGCTCACCTGGCTGGCCCTGAAGCTGCTCGTGCTCTACCTGCTGCTCTCGCTCAACAAGTACCTGGTGCTGATCCTGCTGTCGCCGCTGCTGGCCTACGCGAGCGAACGCGCCGAGGAGCTCCTTACCGGCGCCGAGCACCCGTTCAGCCTGGCCCAGGTGCTGCGCGATGCGCTGCGTGGAGCGGCCATCGCCCTTCGCAATGGGGTGCTGGAGCTCACCATCGGCCTGGCCATCGGCCTGCTCTCCCTGGTGATGCCGCTCTTCGTGCCGCTGGCCACGCTGGCCCTCTTCATCGTGGGCGCCTACTTCTATGGGTTCAGCGCGGTGGACTACATCCTGGAACGCCGCCGCCTGCGCCTGGCCGACAGCGTGCGCACGGTGAACGCCCACCTCGGTCTGGTGCTGGGCAACGGCACGGCCTTCAGCCTGCTGATGAAGGTGCCGCTGCTCGGCACCACCTTCGCGCCGTTGCTCGCTGCCGTGGGCGCCGTGCTCGCGTTCCACCACGCCGGCCGTATGGCCCCGAACGATCGCCGATGA
- a CDS encoding GDYXXLXY domain-containing protein: MRRPLWMFMIIALAQLAAPAWMMWRYERVRLHGTEHRFRTAPIDPRDPFRGEHVILEFEAETGPFPLPEGWTDGPLHAELGADSAGFAVIVRLGTGAGEGDAVAVTVEDWSVNADDRTVGRVKLPFDRYYVREGQGPRTEALLQPTWTDEERVEPLPAHAVVRVRDGRAVVTDLVIGGRSLEAWMREPS; this comes from the coding sequence ATGCGGCGGCCCCTGTGGATGTTCATGATCATCGCCCTCGCGCAACTGGCCGCGCCGGCCTGGATGATGTGGCGCTACGAACGCGTGCGGCTGCACGGCACCGAACACCGCTTCCGCACTGCGCCCATCGACCCGCGCGACCCCTTCCGCGGCGAGCATGTGATCTTGGAGTTCGAGGCGGAGACCGGTCCGTTCCCGCTGCCCGAAGGCTGGACGGATGGACCGCTCCATGCGGAGCTGGGCGCCGACAGCGCGGGCTTCGCGGTGATCGTGCGGCTGGGCACCGGTGCGGGCGAAGGTGATGCGGTGGCCGTGACCGTGGAGGACTGGAGCGTGAACGCGGACGACCGCACCGTGGGCCGCGTGAAGCTGCCCTTCGACCGCTACTACGTGCGGGAGGGCCAGGGACCGCGCACCGAAGCGTTGCTGCAGCCCACCTGGACGGACGAGGAACGGGTGGAGCCGCTGCCCGCCCATGCGGTGGTGCGCGTGCGCGACGGCCGGGCGGTGGTGACGGACCTGGTGATCGGCGGACGGTCGCTGGAGGCCTGGATGCGCGAGCCTTCCTGA
- a CDS encoding response regulator transcription factor: MPRVLIADDDPLSADLLAAHMRKLMPRAEVVLAADGTAALARLREAPVDLLFLDLDMPGISGRELLEATDPGCPVVIVTGDPSFALDAFRFNVADYLVKPVTFERFAQMLRKVGPRTGPNEGPRDQVFIRAGQEIVQLRLSEVRFIRSDSNYVRFVLDGREVSSLINLKDLEQKLPTDFVRVHRSYIVNLAHVEKLDTMDVKVGRELIPVSETYRAELIRRLHLL, translated from the coding sequence ATGCCCCGCGTGCTCATCGCCGACGACGACCCGCTGAGCGCCGACCTGCTGGCCGCGCACATGCGCAAGCTGATGCCCCGCGCTGAGGTGGTGCTGGCGGCGGACGGCACGGCCGCCCTGGCCCGGTTGCGGGAGGCTCCCGTGGACCTGCTCTTCCTGGACCTGGACATGCCCGGCATCAGCGGGCGCGAGCTGTTGGAGGCCACCGACCCCGGCTGCCCGGTGGTGATCGTCACCGGCGACCCCAGCTTCGCGCTGGACGCCTTCCGTTTCAACGTGGCCGACTACCTGGTGAAGCCCGTGACCTTCGAGCGCTTCGCGCAGATGCTGCGCAAGGTGGGGCCGCGCACGGGGCCGAACGAGGGCCCGCGCGACCAGGTGTTCATCCGCGCCGGGCAGGAGATCGTGCAGCTGCGCCTCAGCGAGGTGCGCTTCATTCGCAGCGACAGCAACTACGTGCGCTTCGTGCTCGACGGCCGCGAGGTGAGCAGCCTGATCAACCTGAAGGACCTGGAGCAGAAGCTGCCGACGGACTTCGTGCGGGTGCACCGCAGCTACATCGTGAACCTGGCCCACGTGGAGAAGCTGGACACGATGGACGTGAAGGTGGGCCGCGAGCTGATCCCCGTGAGCGAGACCTACCGGGCGGAGCTCATTCGCCGGCTGCACCTGCTGTAG
- a CDS encoding tail fiber domain-containing protein, giving the protein MNRLGFVAIGENDAQGFVLNPNAPWSRVHLVHPTQGASPATFGYRPQFRNGITLTGNSDLAYVGQLYDQGTAGTGAEQDDNSAFGFVWGDNALPAGDAHAWDHATFRFVGALGAGGSAGTVNGLELLRLRPYRANANDAVQGFVGIGDYVNSATQPSERLDVLNGKVRIRSLPTDPLSSSNEVVTVNMTTGVLEHRPFSNLPNNCEWEMGNLVQHVWTAVGPPNGACPDEEENVGIGTPTPTAKLHVVDGTPDANNAIYGIRCIVQGADVTSNGLDVQVTSGTGAVSTTRIGGNFFSEDAENQNYGVKSVAQLTVAQGGGSQGNRGVYGQADLRGGITLNNTGVEGQASFSAGSLATNNLGVRGFASGLNDPGLLNNVGVMGQASFARQNYGGWFFAESLGPAENYGVRARATQATTNYGIRASASGGTTNWAGWFEDDVWVQGDIHLVNGTIVISDQNLKTNITDLTEGLSRVLQLAPKSYQFLTADYPMMELSPDLQVGLLAQEVQQVIPEAVSTTIYPAQYDSLGNQVSAAFPVMGVDYVKLIPLLIGAIHEQQAQIIAMQQDLAGCCAGSGATDGRAPQPGTDLRSIPVAGEGDVRLTITPNPFQDQAVIGFELPRSARVALLVSDGMGKELFTLFEGSLSAGPQRRDWDTGYLAPGLYHVTLLVDGEPMIRKAVKL; this is encoded by the coding sequence TTGAACCGCCTAGGCTTTGTGGCCATTGGGGAGAACGATGCGCAAGGATTCGTCCTTAACCCCAACGCCCCGTGGTCCCGCGTTCATCTGGTGCATCCCACGCAAGGTGCGTCTCCGGCCACGTTCGGCTACCGTCCGCAGTTCCGCAATGGCATCACGCTCACGGGTAACAGCGATCTGGCCTACGTGGGGCAGCTCTACGACCAAGGCACGGCGGGTACCGGCGCTGAGCAGGATGACAACAGCGCATTCGGCTTCGTGTGGGGCGATAACGCCCTGCCGGCCGGCGATGCCCATGCCTGGGACCATGCGACCTTCCGCTTCGTGGGTGCCCTCGGCGCGGGCGGTTCTGCAGGCACAGTGAACGGCCTGGAGCTCCTGCGTCTGCGGCCCTACCGCGCCAACGCCAACGACGCGGTGCAGGGCTTCGTGGGCATCGGCGACTATGTGAACAGCGCCACGCAGCCCAGCGAGCGGCTGGATGTGCTCAACGGCAAGGTCCGCATCCGATCCCTGCCCACCGATCCGCTGAGCAGCAGCAACGAGGTGGTGACCGTGAACATGACCACCGGTGTGCTGGAGCACCGCCCCTTCAGCAACCTGCCGAACAACTGCGAGTGGGAGATGGGGAACCTGGTGCAGCATGTGTGGACCGCGGTAGGTCCTCCGAATGGGGCCTGTCCGGACGAGGAGGAGAACGTGGGCATCGGTACTCCAACACCGACCGCAAAGTTGCACGTCGTTGATGGCACCCCGGATGCCAACAACGCCATCTACGGCATCCGCTGCATTGTGCAAGGCGCGGATGTCACCTCCAACGGGCTCGACGTGCAGGTGACCTCCGGCACGGGTGCGGTGAGCACCACACGCATCGGCGGGAATTTCTTCAGTGAGGACGCGGAGAACCAGAACTATGGTGTGAAGAGCGTGGCTCAGTTGACCGTGGCACAAGGCGGAGGTTCACAAGGGAACCGTGGTGTGTACGGTCAGGCCGACCTCCGCGGAGGCATCACCCTGAACAACACCGGGGTGGAAGGGCAGGCCTCCTTCTCGGCCGGCTCGCTGGCCACCAACAACCTCGGTGTCCGGGGTTTCGCCTCCGGCCTCAACGATCCCGGACTGCTCAACAATGTCGGGGTCATGGGCCAAGCCTCGTTCGCTCGCCAGAACTACGGGGGTTGGTTCTTTGCGGAGTCCCTTGGGCCGGCAGAGAATTACGGGGTGCGTGCTCGGGCGACCCAAGCCACCACGAACTACGGGATCAGGGCGTCCGCTTCCGGAGGCACGACGAACTGGGCCGGCTGGTTCGAAGATGATGTCTGGGTGCAAGGGGACATTCACTTGGTCAATGGCACGATCGTGATCTCGGACCAGAACTTGAAAACGAACATCACGGACCTGACCGAGGGATTGTCGCGCGTCCTTCAGCTGGCTCCGAAGTCCTATCAGTTCCTGACCGCGGACTATCCGATGATGGAGCTGAGCCCCGACCTACAAGTTGGATTGCTCGCGCAAGAGGTTCAACAGGTGATCCCGGAGGCGGTGTCGACCACCATATATCCTGCGCAATATGACAGCCTGGGCAACCAGGTCAGCGCGGCGTTTCCGGTGATGGGCGTGGACTATGTCAAGCTCATTCCACTGCTGATCGGGGCGATCCACGAACAACAGGCCCAGATCATCGCCATGCAACAGGATCTCGCCGGTTGCTGCGCAGGCTCAGGGGCCACCGACGGTCGCGCTCCCCAACCCGGCACCGATCTCCGGTCGATCCCAGTGGCGGGCGAGGGCGATGTGCGCCTCACCATCACCCCGAACCCCTTCCAGGATCAGGCCGTGATCGGGTTCGAACTCCCACGGTCGGCGCGGGTGGCGCTTTTGGTGAGCGATGGGATGGGCAAGGAGCTCTTCACCCTGTTCGAAGGCAGTTTGTCCGCCGGTCCGCAGCGGCGCGACTGGGACACGGGCTACCTGGCGCCCGGCCTGTACCACGTGACCCTGCTGGTCGATGGCGAGCCGATGATCCGCAAGGCGGTGAAGCTTTAG
- a CDS encoding DUF2157 domain-containing protein, translating into MSREALLAALPDLVAKGLITGEQAERIRAEYTGSGVPEDRKGQRMTAVLGTVGAALIGLGLVLLVAHNWDGLPRGVRALVAVLPVLAGQAIVAFGLWRRPGRTAWTEGGSVFLAAAVGACLAIIAQLFHLGGALHDFVLLWSVLILGLCYVPGSAVVGLGVLGLITWQAVLVRMENDTLPWAWALLLMAFLPAAVRRIRDAERRVAAGWTGAMLAIAIAVGVHLFIPEWHPVVVVGTAALASLFTLTPWWSTTPAPGTTAMRRVGDVLLLWLLLMLGSFTVVDAVQDADDRPGAAAVVVAVLVLAAGGAYARAWRRRRPLQGGPLPEGFVAIGLLYLVSLASPWIAVVLANVLTLALGVWHVREGAHAGALRRTNLGLLLIAVPVLWRFFEVDLSFVWRGLAFIAIGTAFLLLNLRLLRARKRS; encoded by the coding sequence ATGTCCCGCGAAGCCCTGCTCGCCGCGCTGCCCGACCTGGTGGCGAAGGGCCTGATCACCGGGGAGCAGGCCGAACGCATCCGGGCGGAGTACACGGGTTCCGGCGTTCCGGAGGACCGGAAGGGCCAGCGCATGACGGCCGTGCTGGGCACGGTGGGGGCGGCGCTGATCGGCCTGGGCCTGGTGCTGCTCGTGGCGCACAACTGGGACGGCCTCCCGCGCGGGGTGCGTGCCCTGGTCGCCGTCCTGCCCGTGCTGGCGGGCCAGGCGATCGTCGCCTTCGGGCTGTGGCGCCGTCCCGGCCGCACGGCTTGGACCGAGGGCGGCTCGGTGTTCCTGGCCGCGGCCGTGGGCGCCTGCCTGGCGATCATCGCCCAGCTCTTCCACCTCGGTGGCGCGCTGCACGACTTCGTGCTGCTGTGGTCGGTGCTGATCCTCGGGCTGTGCTACGTGCCGGGCTCCGCGGTGGTGGGCCTGGGCGTCCTCGGCCTCATCACCTGGCAGGCGGTGCTGGTGCGCATGGAGAACGACACCCTGCCGTGGGCCTGGGCCCTGCTGCTGATGGCCTTCCTGCCTGCGGCCGTCCGGCGCATCCGCGACGCCGAACGGCGCGTGGCCGCGGGCTGGACGGGTGCGATGCTCGCGATCGCCATCGCGGTGGGCGTGCACCTCTTCATCCCCGAATGGCATCCCGTGGTGGTGGTGGGCACCGCCGCGCTGGCCTCGCTCTTCACGCTCACGCCCTGGTGGTCGACCACCCCGGCCCCCGGCACCACCGCGATGCGCCGTGTGGGCGACGTGCTGCTGCTGTGGCTTCTCCTGATGCTCGGCTCCTTCACCGTGGTGGACGCGGTGCAGGACGCGGACGACCGGCCCGGCGCGGCGGCCGTGGTGGTGGCCGTGCTCGTGCTGGCCGCCGGCGGTGCCTATGCCCGGGCCTGGCGGCGGCGGCGCCCACTGCAGGGCGGCCCGCTGCCCGAGGGCTTCGTGGCGATCGGGCTCCTGTACCTGGTGTCGCTGGCCTCGCCGTGGATCGCCGTGGTGCTGGCGAACGTGCTGACGCTGGCGCTGGGCGTGTGGCACGTCCGCGAGGGCGCGCACGCCGGCGCGTTGCGGCGCACCAACCTGGGCCTGCTGCTGATCGCGGTGCCCGTGCTGTGGCGCTTCTTCGAGGTGGACCTGAGCTTCGTGTGGCGCGGCCTGGCCTTCATCGCCATCGGCACCGCCTTCCTGCTGTTGAACCTGCGCCTGCTGCGGGCGCGCAAGCGGTCCTGA
- a CDS encoding response regulator, which translates to MMASPSRTPWHRSIVTRTVAVFTLLVTCAALLAGFLVYRAVREQVQLTVRNDLRHDLDLAELRLRAFTATLADDIAFLATNDPVLRLANDTTGDSLVRAADLQRVALLMESFLRSRAAYAQVRLLAADSLGMERVRFDRIDGRVLRIADSALQAKGDRDYHQAALALAPGETYFSRIDLNREHGALSRPLMPTLRAARALFGPDGALVGLVVINADLRPLSAELLADQRVTSTLVLIRPDGEVVLHPDTAHMFRSEQGGLVDPESVTGAPLPPPDSVVAVGHRWWTFRALDDTPLPYTLHLGLGADAAPLLAELDARRDRALGLTLGIAAGFALLGLFFARSLAARLDRITAQVERYAAGAGGAALPTDRSDEVGRLARSLEQMQQRIDERVLDLQQARHAAEEADRLRREITANLSHDVRTPLQAILGMADGIDRGALSTADRDRLDVIERSARRLHDLVDDLLLHARIDAGRETPHAAHLDLHALFTDITRTHLPAAEAKGLALRLDLTQAPAHVVSDPLRLHRIVDNLVANAVKYTVQGQVDVRVRLREERLVVEVSDTGPGIAEDRQRAIFLRFERARTGDNTSDGAGLGLAITRRLVELLGGTITLHSSPGLGSRFTVELPPLDAPVTAPAAPAPAPDQVRGLRVLHVDDVSTNRELLAQWAGALGWSLVSCAGSADALAACDGHAFDLMLIDMDLGGDMRGTELAMRIRGLRRHRYVPMLAVTAYADAEQEAEALKAGLNARLVKPIDRGMLAEAAAFWTGRAEGPCTGPPQLATLEDQYDRDAEKLLRVMTQYRRELASWRADVLRAADGGDADVLPRVRHKLRPHAVLFGMSATAEALMGDAADVAMLLRTMACCDRALMLRQAQLAATAGAAGE; encoded by the coding sequence ATGATGGCCTCCCCCTCGCGCACCCCCTGGCACCGCTCCATCGTCACCCGCACGGTGGCGGTGTTCACCCTGCTGGTGACGTGCGCCGCGTTGCTGGCCGGCTTCCTGGTGTACCGCGCCGTGCGCGAACAGGTTCAGCTCACCGTGCGCAACGACCTGCGCCACGACCTCGACCTGGCCGAACTGCGCCTGCGCGCCTTCACGGCCACGCTGGCGGACGACATCGCCTTCCTGGCCACCAACGACCCGGTGCTTCGCCTGGCGAACGACACCACCGGTGACAGCCTGGTGCGCGCCGCCGACCTCCAGCGTGTGGCCCTGCTGATGGAGAGCTTCCTGCGCTCGCGCGCCGCCTACGCTCAGGTGCGCCTGCTGGCCGCCGACAGCCTGGGCATGGAGCGGGTGCGCTTCGACCGCATCGACGGCCGCGTGCTGCGCATTGCCGACAGTGCCTTGCAGGCCAAAGGCGACCGGGACTACCACCAGGCGGCACTGGCCCTGGCGCCCGGCGAGACCTACTTCTCCCGCATCGACCTCAACCGCGAGCACGGCGCCTTGTCGCGCCCGTTGATGCCCACCCTCCGCGCGGCCCGCGCCCTCTTCGGTCCCGACGGCGCGCTTGTGGGGCTGGTGGTGATCAACGCCGACCTGCGCCCCTTGTCCGCCGAGCTGCTGGCCGATCAGCGCGTCACCTCGACGCTGGTGCTGATCCGCCCCGATGGTGAAGTGGTGCTGCACCCGGACACCGCCCACATGTTCCGCTCCGAGCAGGGCGGCCTCGTCGATCCGGAGTCCGTGACCGGTGCACCGCTACCACCTCCCGACAGCGTGGTGGCGGTGGGCCATCGGTGGTGGACCTTCCGCGCGCTGGACGATACCCCGCTGCCCTACACGCTCCACCTCGGACTTGGCGCGGACGCGGCCCCGCTGCTCGCCGAACTGGACGCCCGCCGCGACCGGGCCCTGGGCCTCACGCTGGGCATCGCCGCGGGCTTCGCGCTGCTCGGTCTCTTTTTCGCCCGCAGCCTGGCGGCGCGGCTCGACCGGATCACCGCGCAGGTGGAGCGCTATGCCGCCGGGGCCGGGGGCGCGGCCCTGCCCACCGACCGATCCGACGAGGTGGGCCGTCTGGCCCGCAGCCTGGAACAGATGCAGCAGCGCATCGACGAACGTGTGCTCGACCTGCAGCAGGCCCGCCACGCCGCCGAAGAGGCCGACCGCCTGCGCCGCGAGATCACCGCCAACCTCAGCCACGATGTGCGCACCCCGCTGCAGGCCATCCTGGGCATGGCCGATGGCATCGACCGCGGTGCGCTGAGCACCGCTGACCGCGATCGCCTGGACGTGATCGAACGCAGCGCCCGCCGCCTGCACGACCTGGTGGACGACCTGCTGCTGCACGCCCGCATCGACGCCGGCCGGGAAACCCCGCACGCCGCGCACCTCGACCTCCATGCCCTGTTCACCGACATCACCCGCACGCACCTGCCCGCCGCCGAGGCCAAGGGACTGGCCCTGCGCCTCGACCTCACCCAGGCTCCGGCCCATGTCGTCAGCGATCCGCTGCGCCTGCACCGCATCGTGGACAACCTCGTGGCCAACGCGGTGAAGTACACCGTGCAGGGGCAGGTCGATGTGCGCGTGCGGCTGCGCGAGGAGCGGCTCGTGGTCGAGGTGTCCGACACCGGTCCGGGCATCGCCGAGGACCGGCAGCGTGCCATCTTCCTGCGCTTCGAGCGGGCCCGGACGGGCGACAACACCAGCGATGGGGCAGGCCTCGGCCTGGCGATCACGCGGCGATTGGTGGAGCTGCTCGGCGGCACCATCACCCTGCACAGCAGCCCGGGTCTGGGCAGCCGCTTCACCGTGGAGCTGCCCCCATTGGATGCGCCGGTGACCGCGCCCGCCGCCCCCGCTCCCGCGCCGGACCAGGTGCGCGGCCTGCGCGTGCTGCACGTGGACGATGTGTCCACCAACCGCGAACTGCTCGCGCAGTGGGCCGGCGCGCTGGGCTGGTCGCTCGTATCCTGTGCCGGTTCCGCGGACGCGCTGGCGGCCTGCGATGGACACGCCTTCGACCTGATGCTGATCGACATGGACCTGGGCGGCGACATGCGCGGCACCGAGCTCGCGATGCGCATCCGCGGGCTGCGCCGCCATCGCTATGTGCCCATGCTCGCCGTCACCGCTTATGCGGATGCGGAGCAGGAGGCCGAGGCGCTGAAGGCCGGGCTCAACGCACGGCTCGTGAAGCCCATCGACCGCGGCATGCTGGCCGAGGCCGCCGCCTTCTGGACCGGCCGTGCGGAAGGCCCGTGCACCGGACCGCCGCAACTGGCCACGCTGGAGGACCAGTACGACCGCGATGCCGAGAAGCTGCTGCGCGTGATGACGCAGTACCGCCGCGAACTCGCCTCCTGGCGGGCGGACGTGCTGCGCGCGGCGGATGGTGGTGACGCGGACGTGCTGCCGCGTGTGCGCCACAAGCTGAGGCCCCACGCCGTGCTCTTCGGCATGTCGGCCACGGCCGAAGCCCTGATGGGCGATGCGGCGGACGTCGCGATGCTGCTGCGCACCATGGCCTGCTGCGACCGTGCGTTGATGCTGCGCCAGGCGCAGCTGGCGGCTACAGCAGGTGCAGCCGGCGAATGA
- a CDS encoding S46 family peptidase translates to MKKLLSLLAAALFTAGLSTAHEGMWLLNKLKQINEAEMQKLGFKLTADDIYAINRSGLKDAVVRLGGGFCSGEMVSAEGLFLTNHHCGYDAVQGLSSVEHDYLTDGFWAMTRKDELPAGFNVSFLQRIDDVSATVLAELNDGMSEADRQAKVAEVGQRLEKEAADASKGISASLKTMFEGNEFYLFVYKTYRDVRLVGVPPSAIGKFGGDTDNWMWPRHTGDFCMFRVYTGPDGGPADPSEANIPFKPAHHFPVSLNGVKEGDFAMVMGYPGSTDRFLSSHGVKLALDVEQPSRVKVRRVKLDIYEKHQATDDAVRIKYASKHAQVSNYWKYFIGQQRGLKRLKVYDKKKAQEDELMAWVNATPERKAKYGELVSLLDKGYAERAKVEKASTYMQEAAFGSEVVVFGFRSFGLLNQLRTDAKDAEKVAAAVARVQASADDFWKDYDPATDQEVTAAMFKLIHDDVDPALQPGVMKTIAGKYKGDFDAWAKALFSTSILTDRKRLDAFLAKPTLKVMEKDLGIQAMESCLTHFRGVIGPMSDAPQTDIDKGYRLMVAALRERTPDRMWYPNANSTMRLTYGTVGSYVPMDAAFYKHVTTANGILEKEDPTNDEFIVPARQKELLAKKDYGRYADANGELITCFISNNDITGGNSGSPVLNAYGELIGIAFDGNWEAMSGDIAFEPELQRTISVDIRYVLWTIDKFAGAGHLVNEMTLVQGPKEEPKAEVVPAPAPTPAMPAKN, encoded by the coding sequence ATGAAGAAACTCCTGTCCCTGCTGGCGGCTGCCTTGTTCACCGCCGGCCTGAGCACCGCCCATGAGGGCATGTGGCTGCTCAACAAGCTCAAGCAGATCAACGAGGCCGAGATGCAGAAGCTCGGCTTCAAGCTGACGGCCGACGACATCTACGCCATCAACCGCAGCGGCCTGAAGGACGCCGTGGTGCGGCTGGGCGGCGGCTTCTGCAGCGGCGAGATGGTGAGCGCCGAGGGCCTCTTCCTCACCAACCACCACTGCGGCTACGACGCGGTGCAGGGCCTCAGCAGCGTGGAGCACGACTACCTCACGGACGGCTTCTGGGCCATGACCCGCAAGGACGAGCTGCCCGCCGGCTTCAACGTGAGCTTCCTGCAGCGCATCGACGACGTGTCGGCCACGGTGCTCGCCGAGCTGAACGACGGCATGAGCGAGGCCGACCGCCAGGCCAAGGTGGCCGAGGTGGGCCAGCGCCTGGAGAAGGAGGCCGCCGACGCCTCCAAAGGCATCAGCGCCAGCCTGAAGACCATGTTCGAGGGCAACGAGTTCTACCTTTTCGTGTACAAGACCTACCGCGACGTGCGTCTGGTGGGCGTGCCCCCCAGCGCCATCGGCAAGTTCGGCGGCGACACCGACAACTGGATGTGGCCGCGCCACACCGGCGACTTCTGCATGTTCCGCGTGTACACCGGCCCGGACGGCGGTCCGGCCGACCCCAGCGAGGCCAACATCCCCTTCAAGCCCGCCCACCACTTCCCGGTGAGCCTCAACGGGGTGAAGGAAGGCGACTTCGCCATGGTGATGGGCTATCCGGGCAGCACGGACCGTTTCCTCAGCAGCCACGGGGTGAAGCTGGCCCTGGACGTGGAGCAGCCCAGCCGGGTGAAGGTGCGCCGCGTGAAGCTGGACATCTACGAGAAGCACCAGGCCACCGACGACGCGGTACGCATCAAGTACGCCAGCAAGCACGCGCAGGTGAGCAACTACTGGAAGTACTTCATCGGCCAGCAGCGCGGCCTGAAGCGGCTGAAGGTGTACGACAAGAAGAAGGCCCAGGAGGATGAGCTCATGGCCTGGGTGAACGCCACGCCGGAGCGCAAGGCCAAGTACGGCGAGCTGGTGAGCCTGCTGGACAAGGGCTATGCGGAGCGCGCCAAGGTGGAGAAGGCCAGCACCTACATGCAGGAGGCCGCCTTCGGCAGCGAGGTGGTGGTGTTCGGCTTCCGCAGCTTCGGGCTGCTGAACCAGTTGCGCACCGACGCCAAGGACGCCGAAAAGGTGGCCGCCGCCGTGGCCCGCGTACAGGCCTCGGCCGACGACTTCTGGAAGGACTACGACCCCGCCACGGACCAGGAGGTCACCGCGGCGATGTTCAAGCTGATCCACGACGATGTGGACCCCGCGCTGCAACCCGGCGTGATGAAGACCATCGCCGGCAAGTACAAGGGCGACTTCGACGCGTGGGCGAAGGCGCTGTTCAGCACCAGCATCCTCACCGACCGCAAGCGGCTCGATGCCTTCCTGGCGAAGCCCACGCTGAAGGTGATGGAGAAGGACCTGGGCATCCAGGCGATGGAGAGCTGCCTGACGCACTTCCGCGGTGTCATCGGCCCCATGAGCGATGCCCCGCAGACGGACATCGACAAGGGCTACCGCCTGATGGTGGCGGCCCTGCGCGAGCGCACCCCCGACCGCATGTGGTACCCCAACGCCAACAGCACCATGCGCCTCACCTACGGCACGGTGGGCAGCTACGTGCCCATGGACGCGGCCTTCTACAAGCACGTCACCACGGCCAACGGCATCCTGGAGAAGGAGGACCCCACCAACGATGAATTCATCGTGCCGGCGCGGCAGAAGGAGCTGCTGGCGAAGAAGGATTACGGCCGCTACGCCGATGCCAACGGCGAGCTGATCACCTGCTTCATCAGCAACAACGACATCACGGGCGGCAACAGCGGCAGCCCGGTGCTGAACGCGTACGGCGAACTGATCGGCATCGCCTTTGACGGCAACTGGGAGGCCATGAGCGGCGACATCGCCTTCGAGCCCGAGCTGCAGCGCACCATCAGCGTGGACATCCGCTACGTGCTGTGGACCATCGACAAGTTCGCCGGTGCCGGCCACCTGGTGAACGAGATGACGCTGGTGCAGGGCCCCAAGGAGGAGCCCAAGGCGGAGGTGGTGCCGGCCCCCGCCCCCACCCCGGCGATGCCCGCGAAGAACTGA